From the genome of Tachysurus vachellii isolate PV-2020 chromosome 2, HZAU_Pvac_v1, whole genome shotgun sequence, one region includes:
- the hs3st3l gene encoding heparan sulfate (glucosamine) 3-O-sulfotransferase 3-like: MASSRGPPPDPGRLAHKLVGMLWCGVVCAFLLYCMRCCESELTESFSLSRDDAPLGTGPDGERNGTVSVDGVGVDGRRRRKRSAGDRAVVDGTIKEKEWRGARRLPHALIIGVKKGGTRALLEFLRLHPDIRALGAEPHFFDRHYARGLTWYRSMMPKALDGQIVMEKTPRYFVTAETPARVRAMSRDVKLIVVVRDPVTRAISDYTQIASKTPGISSFESLAFKNRSSGQVNSLWSPLYIGLYAQHLEHWLAYFPLSQIHFVHGERLVSDPAFELGRVQDFLGLERIITDKHFYFNKTKGFPCLKKAEGSAEPHCLGKTKGRTHVRVEPEVVHNLRDFYHPHNLRFYQMTGMDFGWK, encoded by the exons ATGGCAAGTTCTCGCGGACCTCCGCCGGATCCTGGGAGACTCGCGCACAAACTTGTAGGCAtgctgtggtgtggtgtggtgtgcgCTTTCCTCCTGTACTGTATGCGATGCTGCGAATCCGAACTGACAGAAAGTTTCAGCCTGAGTCGCGACGATGCGCCACTGGGAACGGGACCCGACGGTGAAAGGAACGGGACGGTTAGTGTTGATGGTGTCGGTGTAGacgggaggaggaggaggaagaggagcgcGGGAGACCGCGCGGTTGTGGACGGCACGATTAAGGAGAAAGAGTGGAGGGGCGCGCGCAGGCTTCCGCATGCGCTCATCATCGGCGTGAAGAAAGGCGGCACACGCGCGCTGCTCGAGTTCCTGAGGCTTCACCCGGACATCCGCGCGCTCGGAGCAGAGCCGCACTTCTTCGACAGGCATTACGCACGTGGCCTCACCTGGtacag GAGCATGATGCCCAAGGCGCTGGATGGCCAGATTGTGATGGAGAAAACTCCACGTTACTTCGTTACAGCAGAGACACCAGCTCGTGTCCGTGCCATGTCAAGAGACGTGAAGTTGATCGTGGTGGTGCGTGACCCCGTGACCCGTGCCATCTCCGATTACACTCAGATCGCCTCCAAGACACCGGGCATCTCCAGCTTCGAAAGCCTGGCTTTTAAGAACAGATCGTCAGGTCAGGTGAACTCACTGTGGAGCCCACTGTACATCGGCTTGTACGCTCAGCATCTGGAGCACTGGCTCGCTTATTTCCCACTCTCTCAAATCCACTTTGTCCACGGCGAGCGTCTCGTTAGTGACCCGGCTTTTGAGCTGGGCCGTGTGCAGGACTTCCTGGGCTTGGAGCGCATTATCACGGACAAGCATTTCTACTTCAACAAGACCAAGGGCTTCCCATGTCTGAAGAAGGCAGAGGGCAGCGCTGAGCCACACTGCTTGGGCAAAACCAAAGGCAGGACACATGTGCGTGTCGAACCTGAGGTCGTTCACAACCTCAGGGATTTCTACCACCCGCACAATCTGAGGTTCTACCAAATGACTGGAATGGACTTCGGGTGgaagtga